Proteins encoded by one window of Lathyrus oleraceus cultivar Zhongwan6 chromosome 1, CAAS_Psat_ZW6_1.0, whole genome shotgun sequence:
- the LOC127115779 gene encoding uncharacterized protein LOC127115779, with protein sequence MDFGRRSVKKYNLINPKIDELKKLVSSIADPIGFRDRYGALISLLTLRMEEGLLQTLVQFYDPVYHCFTFPDYQLMPTLEEYAQLLHIPVADTVPFSGSEKLPEHSSLAKVLYMKKSEFKNNFTTKGGLPGFTAKFLMGKVSYFASQGCDIIVEHMFALLIYGLLLFPNIEGFVDSYAIRIFLSGNPVPTLLGDTYHSIHYRTLKGGGTIVCCIPLLYKWFVSHLPKSATFWDRKSGLQWSQRIMSLTQSDIAWYSRVLDDVKIIDSFGEFPNVPLMGTKGIISYNPVLARRQLGYPMKDKPPNILLEGIFLRDNEEDPTMKERVVRAWHRVCRKGRLELGKKDCTSYEPYLQWIRARAIQLKMPYPHHDPIKPAPLKTPYLPLDDKEELQATLERVKKERDAWKDKAQVLEMENEELQRQLKEQSGEDRAGKCPRVQEDLFSSGTTDYSQIPQSSGAWKGLVDSLVKEKAFMQKAYEERIERLEGQLLLVYARPDDTCP encoded by the coding sequence atggattttggacggagaagtgtgaaaaagtacaatctcatcaatccaaagatagatgaactaaagaaactggtttcttcgatcgcagatcctattggttttagagacagatatggggcacttatatctttattgacacttaggatggaagaagggttattgcagacattagtacagttctatgatccagtctatcactgtttcacattcccagactatcaactcatgcctacattggaagagtatgcccaattgcttcacatcccagttgctgatacagtacctttctctggttcagaaaagttacccgagcacagttctcttgcaaaagtgttgtacatgaagaagtcagaattcaagaataacttcaccaccaaaggaggacttccaggtttcactgccaagttcttaatggggaaggtttcttattttgccagtcaaggttgtgatattattgtggagcatatgttcgccttgttgatctacggtttgttactatttcctaatattgaaggttttgtggattcatatgctatacgcatcttcctaagtggtaatcctgttccaactttgctcggagacacctatcattccatccattaccgtactttgaaaggaggaggaaccatagtctgctgtataccgttactctacaaatggtttgtctctcatcttcctaagtcagctactttttgggatcgcaagtcaggacttcagtggtcacagaggattatgtctcttacccagtcagatattgcatggtatagtagagttttagacgatgtgaagatcattgatagtttcggggagttccccaatgtgcccctcatgggcacaaagggaatcatttcttataatccagtacttgctaggagacaactcggttaccctatgaaggacaagcctcctaacattcttttagaaggtattttcttgagggataacgaggaggaccctaccatgaaagagagagtagtaagagcttggcatcgtgtttgtcgcaaagggagacttgaattgggtaagaaagattgtacctcctatgagccgtacctccagtggatcagagccagagctatacagttgaaaatgccatacccacatcatgatcctatcaaacccgctccgttgaagaccccctaccttccgctagatgacaaagaagaactccaagccaccttggagagggtcaagaaagagagagacgcttggaaggataaggcccaggtgctcgaaatggaaaatgaagaacttcagagacagttaaaggagcagagtggagaagatcgtgcaggtaaatgtccaagggtgcaagaggatttattttcctcaggcacaacagattactcccagattccacagtcctcaggtgcatggaaaggtcttgtagacagtttggtgaaggagaaagcttttatgcagaaggcctatgaagaaagaattgagagacttgaaggacaactcctacttgtttatgctcgtcctgatgacacatgtccttaa